A stretch of the Takifugu flavidus isolate HTHZ2018 chromosome 1, ASM371156v2, whole genome shotgun sequence genome encodes the following:
- the crp1 gene encoding C-reactive protein, translated as MRVSNVSLELLLLGVCGWSLGLSSATQVGLPDKVLIFPYETDFSFVALIPQKEMALKAFTLCMRVATELPEERQIILFAYRTADYDELNVWREKDGRVSFYLSGDGAFFHLPPLTTFRTNLCLTWESRTGLAAFWVDGKRSTYQVYKPGHTIRPNGSILLGQDPDKHLGGLEATQSFVGEVTDLNMWDYVLSRSMIQAWNYGHKIPKGNIFDWATIQYELNGNVMVVDDD; from the exons ATG agaGTCAGCAATGTCAGCTTGGAGCTACTTCTGTTGGGGGTCTGTGGATGGTCTCTGGGTCTCTCTTCAGCCACCCAAG TGGGTCTGCCGGACAAGGTCCTGATCTTTCCCTATGAGACGGACTTCAGCTTCGTGGCCCTGATCCCTCAGAAGGAAATGGCCTTGAAGGCCTTCACGCTCTGCATGCGTGTGGCCACTGAGCTGCCAGAGGAGCGGCAGATTATTCTCTTCGCCTACCGCACCGCCGACTACGATGAGCTGAACGTGTGGCGAGAAAAAGATGGACGAGTCTCCTTCTATCTCAGCGGCGATGGCGCCTTCTTTCACCTGCCTCCTCTCACCACTTTCCGCACCAACCTCTGCCTGACTTGGGAATCTCGCACCGGCCTCGCTGCCTTTTGGGTCGATGGGAAACGCAGCACCTACCAGGTCTACAAACCCGGGCACACGATCCGTCCCAATGGCAGCATCCTCCTGGGGCAAGACCCGGACAAACATCTCGGGGGTTTGGAGGCCACGCAGAGCTTTGTGGGAGAGGTGACGGATCTGAACATGTGGGACTACGTTCTCTCCAGGAGCATGATCCAGGCCTGGAACTACGGTCATAAGATCCCCAAGGGCAACATCTTTGACTGGGCCACCATCCAGTATGAGCTCAACGGGAACGTGATGGTGGTGGACGACGACTGA